A window of Brettanomyces nanus chromosome 2, complete sequence contains these coding sequences:
- a CDS encoding uncharacterized protein (BUSCO:EOG09340LYN~EggNog:ENOG41) — MSASIPQNDDPLGDQDAATRLRNHGVSSASASAAAAAAAAAVSAVSASPLLGGLPKKRLRKSPTCSKISKASCVKLRSAPISKRFRSRSLPNIWIPSSRQTDLLLTDLSRRPGLSAKGGANLIESDVSQCTSNSAPQIHSDISQALSASSSIHRRHRCRHHPSSRGFGSTATSGTSSTLVLGSRTATLTHQFITRQQLLMPPVNLQSMHEIDLHEVLKNPQLRHDILFDPQLQFRPNIDGERGKRKKTQADTYWSFIRGEIKSLLADSNPKPLTTGSPITVMFQALKSILLSLIPSKDKASVEDILDMKLILQQLNSHCFDFTSFADWISSALKHHCAPMRDVWVDNMNAIFQSACENGTDGTPPTLDVDRLVDGLRMVFSILEAMKLDVANHQIRILRPLLCSTAVSFEKEYFNNALKRGKVNFTLALLWFKKNSIVCRSSNVREVLNFASLHLLSCSSMCSEFPNTLAFDHSRLVVLRADIRHLICTKLCTILYKNLVMQYAKSRFRDLCSTAHMFELKKEILNIIVDENGNSKWTRNLHNLAVHLTFKLFGNLNAQKVDFCFNWLLAQTQPSSKVYTLLEQTLFEKILKALNEGTVSQIEDDCLINEELKNVAERLNQLIELNYNVFGEIYGSYLD, encoded by the coding sequence ATGTCTGCATCTATACCTCAGAATGACGATCCTTTAGGTGATCAAGATGCTGCTACCAGACTTAGAAACCACGGTGTTTCATCTGCATCAGCTtctgcagcagcagcagcagcagcagcagcagtgTCTGCAGTGTCTGCATCTCCTTTACTTGGCGGTTTGCCTAAAAAGAGACTCAGAAAGTCTCCTACTTGCTCCAAAATCTCTAAAGCGTCTTGCGTTAAGCTTCGCTCCGCTCCAATATCAAAGCGCTTCCGCAGTCGCTCTTTGCCTAACATATGGATCCCTTCTTCTCGCCAGACCGACTTGCTTCTAACTGATTTGTCTAGACGTCCTGGCTTAAGTGCTAAGGGCGGCGCCAACCTAATCGAAAGTGACGTCTCTCAGTGTACGTCAAATTCTGCTCCCCAAATTCACTCTGACATCTCTCAAGCATTATCAGCATCATCCTCTattcatcgtcgtcatcgttgCCGTCATCATCCATCTTCCCGTGGATTTGGATCCACTGCCACATCTGGCACCTCCTCAACATTAGTTTTAGGTTCGCGCACTGCCACACTTACACACCAGTTCATCACCAGGCAACAGCTTTTAATGCCACCAGTCAACCTTCAGTCCATGCATGAAATCGATCTTCACGaggttttgaagaatccacAACTTCGTCACGACATTCTATTTGATCCGCAACTTCAATTCCGGCCAAATATCGATGGTGAACGTggcaagagaaagaaaacacaGGCAGACACCTATTGGAGCTTCATCAGAGGTGAAATCAAGTCACTACTTGCTGATTCAAATCCGAAACCGCTAACTACTGGATCTCCAATCACTGTGATGTTCCAAGCCCTCAAGAGTATCCTTCTTAGTCTCATTCCTTCCAAGGACAAGGCGTCCGTCGAAGACATTTTGGACATGAAGTTGATCTTGCAGCAGCTTAACAGTCATTGCTTTGACTTTACAAGTTTTGCTGACTGGATAAGTTCCGCTCTCAAGCATCATTGTGCTCCAATGAGGGACGTCTGGGTCGATAACATGAACGcaatctttcaaagtgCCTGTGAGAACGGAACAGATGGAACACCACCTACTCTTGATGTCGACCGTCTTGTTGATGGTCTTCGTATGgtcttctccattcttGAGGCGATGAAATTAGACGTGGCCAACCACCAAATCCGGATTTTACGGCCGCTCTTGTGCTCCACCGCAgtttcttttgaaaaagagtaCTTCAATAACGCATTGAAAAGGGGTAAAGTCAATTTTACCTTGGCCTTGCTCTGGTTCAAAAAAAACAGTATCGTGTGCCGTTCGTCAAACGTCCGCGAGGTACTCAACTTTGCATCCTTACATCTTCTTTCGTGCTCTTCCATGTGCTCGGAGTTCCCGAACACTTTAGCCTTTGATCATTCTCGTTTGGTTGTCCTTCGTGCAGACATCAGACATCTCATTTGTACCAAGCTTTGCACCATTCTTTACAAAAATCTTGTGATGCAGTATGCCAAGTCTCGCTTCAGAGACCTCTGTAGTACTGCTCACATGTTTGAACTTAAAAAGGAAATCCTTAACATCATAGTGGATGAAAACGGGAACTCCAAATGGACCCGCAACTTGCACAATCTTGCTGTTCATCTTACCTTCAAGTTATTTGGTAACTTGAACGCTCAAAAGGTTGacttctgcttcaactgGCTTCTCGCCCAGACACAaccttcttccaaagtgTACACTTTACTCGAACAGAccctttttgaaaagattcTTAAGGCCTTAAACGAGGGTACTGTTTCGCAGATCGAAGATGACTGCTTAATAAACGAGGAACTAAAGAATGTTGCCGAGAGACTTAACCAACTGATTGAGTTAAACTACAATGTGTTTGGCGAGATCTATGGAAGCTATCTCGATTAA